The genomic window AAAAGATACTCCCCCTCGTAAATGGTGTTGGCGCGAAACATGGGGTAAACGTAGTCGCGGACGAACTCCTCACGGAGATCCTCAATGTAGATTTCTTTCACCCCCAGAGCTTCGGCCTTTGCCCGCGCCGGCTCCACCTCCTCGCCCTGCCCGATATCGGCGGTAAAGGTCACCACCTCGCAGTTGTAGTGATCCTGCAGCCAGCGCACAATCACCGAGGTATCCAACCCTCCCGAGTACGCCAAAACCACCTTATTTACCTTCGTCATGCTGCTCCCCGACCCGCAAAAGAGCGCAAGTCTACCGCCACGGAGCACTCTGTGCACGAAGCGACCGCCACAGAGAGTGTCGTCACTGGCACCTTTGCGGTAGCATCAGCATCCTTCTTCAGTTCGGCTCAGCTCCTTGGACACCCTGACTCTTATTCGCCCCGACGACTGGCACAGCCACCTCAGAGATGGCTCGTCACTCACCCAAACCTCCGCCGACATGGCCCGCTACATGGGTCGCGTCATTGTCATGCCCAATCTTGTCCCACCGGTGACCAATGCGCGCCTCGCCGCCGAATACCGGCAGCGGATATTGCGCAGCATGCAGGATGCACCGCGGCAATTTGACCCCCTCATGACGCTCTACCTCACCGATGGCACCAGCGCCGAAGATATTCGCGAGGCCGCCGCGATTGACTGGCTGGCCGCCGTAAAGCTGTACCCTGCGGGTGCCACGACGAATTCCGCAGCGGGAGTTAAGTCCCTGGAGGCGCTCTACCCGGTGCTTGCCACCATGGAAGAGGTGGACCTGCCTCTCCTGGTTCATGGCGAGGTTACGGATGCGGAAGTGGATATCTTTGACCGCGAGGCGGCGTTTATTGGCGAGCATCTGGCACCCATCGTTGAGCGTTTCCCCGGTCTGCGGGTGGTTATGGAGCACATCACCACCGCCGATGCCGTGGACTTTGTCAAAGGGGCGGGTTCGAAGGTGGCCGCGACGATCACCGCGCATCACCTGCTCCTCAACCGTAACGATATGCTCGTAGGGGGCATCAAACCCCACTACTACTGCCTACCTATACTCAAGCGGCGGCAACATCAGGAAGCCCTGCGTGAAGCCGCAACCGGCACGGACCGCAGTTTTTTTCTGGGAACGGATTCTGCGCCCCACGAACAGGAAGCCAAGGAGAGTGCCTGCGGCTGTGCCGGCGTCTACACGGCGCATGCCTCCCTGGAGCTGTATGCCGAAGTGTTCGAAGAGATGAACGCCCTCGAGCGCCTCGAGGACTTCGCCTCCCTCCGGGGACCGGATTTCTATGCACGACCGCGCAACGAAGACACCGTAACCCTCCGCCGCGTCGCCTGGGAGGTACCCGGGAGCATTCCCCTGGGAGACAGCCGCATGGTGCCCCTGCGCGCAGGCGAAACCCTGCGCTGGCAGGTCCTTGATGCGGGAGCGGCCTGAGGCATGAGCATGAAATCGCGCTTTCGCGGATTTTTGCCCGTCATTGTCGATATGGAGACCGGCGGGTTTTCCTCGTCCACGGACGCCATTCTGGAAATCGCGGCAACCGTGGTGCGTATGGACGACACGGGGCAGATTGCGGTGCATGAAACCCACAGCTTTAACGTGGCGCCCTTCGAAGGCGCCAATATTGAGCAGTCAGCGCTGGACTTTACGGGCATCGATCCCTGGCATCCTTTTCGGGAAGCCCTGGCAGAAAAAGAAGCCCTGGGAGAGCTGTTTCAGATCATCCGCCGGGAAATCCGCGATCAGGAATGCACCCGGGCCATCCTCGTGGGCCATAACGCCCATTTTGATGCGGGCTTCTTAAACGCAGCGGTAGAGCGCTGCGAAATCAAGCGCAATCCTTTTCACCCCTTCTCTCACTTCGATACGGCGACGCTCTCGGGTCTCGCCTACGGACAAACGGTATTGGCCAAAAGCTGCTACGAAGCGGGTATCCCCTTTGACAACGAACAGGCCCACTCGGCGGCCTACGATGCTGAGCGCACCGCGGAGCTCTTTTGTGGAATCGTGAACACCTGGCAGAAACTGGGCGGCTGGATGCCCGGTAGCCCGACCGCGACGGAGGAGTAATCCTCTGCCTCTAAGCCTCGCCGCTGAGAGCGTTGAGGAGCAGATCCAGCTCACGCATGAGCTCTTCAATCACCGTAAGAGATAGCAATTCCACCTTGAGATCTTCCTCCAGGGGGAGCAACTGCACCAGGCTGTAGGCGACCTGCCAGGCGTCCGACAAATCCACGGGCATGCCGATTCGCTGCACGTGGGGGTGGGCCTCGAGACCCTGAAGCACCGTGCGCATGGGCTCCCAGGCATCAATCATGGCCGCAGGTTCCAACGGCGGGAGCAGGTCCACCTCGCCGCGAATCAGGCCGTTGTCTTCCCGCCAGAACTCCCGGGGCCGAAAACGCTGCCCGCCTTCCACGGTTACGCCTAGCAAACCGTTGTCCAGCTGATCCCAATCGACGATGGAGGCGATGGTACCGATGCTCGCAAGCTCCGGAAGACGCGCGGACCCGACTTCGACGCCCCGCTCGATGCGGACCATGCCAAAACCCTCGCCGCTGCGCATGGACGACTTCACCAGATCAAGATAGCGCTGCTCAAAGATCTGTAGGGGCATGCGACCGTAGGGCACAAGCACCGCGGACAGGGGAAAAAACGCAATCTCAGTCATGACGGCGCACCCAGAGGCTTGAACAGCAAAATCAATCGCGGCAGGAGCAAAAGAGCACCTACGACGGCCGCAGTCATGGCAATCACGGTCAGGACCCCAAAGTAGAGGCTGGGATTAAAGTTCGACAAGGTGAGCGTGCTAAAGCCCACCACCAGGGTCAGGGTGGTGTAGTACATGGCCCGTCCGATGCTGCCGTGGCAGCGGTACATGGTCGCCAGATAATCACGATCCTCGGGGAACTCCCGCTTGAAGCGATAGACGTAATGGATGCAGTTATCCACGCCAATACCCACCACGATGGCGGCAATGGTTATGGTCATGATATCCAGGGGGATACCGGCAAAGCCCATAATTCCCAGCACCATCCCCGCCGCCAGAAGATTGGGCGCCAAAGCAATAAGTGCCAGGGAGAAGGACCGAAAGAGAATCCAGAACATCACAAGGATCACGGCGAACACCGCGCCAAGGGTCAGTATTTGCGACGCAAAGAGACTTTGCAGCACGTTGTTGTACATCACCAGCATGCCTGTGAACTGCACCTGCCCCGCGTCGAGTCCACCTTCCTCCTGAAAGGCGCGATCCAGATCCCGCAGAAACGCCGCCCGTCGCAAATCCTCGCTGGTCTCTTTGACTCTGACGGTGATGCGCGCCTCATCCCGTTCCGCGTTGAAATAAGGCTCTACCAATTGCCGGGAGATGTCCTGGGACAGGGCGTTGCGCGCCAGGGCCAGTTCCACGCTGCCCATGTCGTCCCCGAGAAGCTGACGGAACAATTCAAAGGTCGTGGACAGGGACTGCACCTTACCGGTCTCGTTGTAGGCATCTACGATCCCCTGAAGGCGATCAACGAGGCGCATGCCCTCCAAACTGAACCAGAAACCAGGATCGACACTCGCCCCTGCGCCACCGCCGGCAAAGACATCGTCACCATCGGATCCCAGAAAATCATCACCGTCGACAAAGGCATCATCTGCGAAGGGATCGTCAGAAAAACCGCCGTCAGCGAGGAGATCATCGTCGGCTGATGAGGCAAGGGAATCCCCCGCAAAGGGGTCATCGAACTCATCGGCAAAAGGATCGTCCGCGGCGACCGGCGTCGCAGGGGCCGTCGATGTGTTCTCCAGTCCCGGCAGCGGTGCGGAGCTATCGGGCGCCGCCACAATAATATCCAGGGGAATAGTGCCCCCGAGCCGGGCGTCCAGCAGCTCCATGCCCTGATAGATTTCCGTGCTCTCTTTA from Congregibacter litoralis KT71 includes these protein-coding regions:
- the rnt gene encoding ribonuclease T translates to MSMKSRFRGFLPVIVDMETGGFSSSTDAILEIAATVVRMDDTGQIAVHETHSFNVAPFEGANIEQSALDFTGIDPWHPFREALAEKEALGELFQIIRREIRDQECTRAILVGHNAHFDAGFLNAAVERCEIKRNPFHPFSHFDTATLSGLAYGQTVLAKSCYEAGIPFDNEQAHSAAYDAERTAELFCGIVNTWQKLGGWMPGSPTATEE
- the pyrC gene encoding dihydroorotase, encoding MDTLTLIRPDDWHSHLRDGSSLTQTSADMARYMGRVIVMPNLVPPVTNARLAAEYRQRILRSMQDAPRQFDPLMTLYLTDGTSAEDIREAAAIDWLAAVKLYPAGATTNSAAGVKSLEALYPVLATMEEVDLPLLVHGEVTDAEVDIFDREAAFIGEHLAPIVERFPGLRVVMEHITTADAVDFVKGAGSKVAATITAHHLLLNRNDMLVGGIKPHYYCLPILKRRQHQEALREAATGTDRSFFLGTDSAPHEQEAKESACGCAGVYTAHASLELYAEVFEEMNALERLEDFASLRGPDFYARPRNEDTVTLRRVAWEVPGSIPLGDSRMVPLRAGETLRWQVLDAGAA
- a CDS encoding LON peptidase substrate-binding domain-containing protein, whose translation is MTEIAFFPLSAVLVPYGRMPLQIFEQRYLDLVKSSMRSGEGFGMVRIERGVEVGSARLPELASIGTIASIVDWDQLDNGLLGVTVEGGQRFRPREFWREDNGLIRGEVDLLPPLEPAAMIDAWEPMRTVLQGLEAHPHVQRIGMPVDLSDAWQVAYSLVQLLPLEEDLKVELLSLTVIEELMRELDLLLNALSGEA